A stretch of the Campylobacter concisus genome encodes the following:
- a CDS encoding menaquinone biosynthesis decarboxylase, whose amino-acid sequence MDYIKLLKENNLLRVIDEPADIDLEIAHASYIEVKREGSQALLFKNPVCKKTGRKFAPVLTNIYGSKRALELIFGLKPDEIAAEIEKLLKPRKPENFKEKLDFLAYLFNMRKIFTKRLKGEGECQQVKFIGEDADLLSLPALKTWPHDGGAFITMGQVYTQSLDGNLQNLGMYRLQIYDKNRLGMHWQIHKDGANFFHEYKRAGKKMPVSVAIGGDPLYIWCGQAPLPKGVFELLLYGFIRKEPAKLVKSLTNEICVPHDADYVIEGFVDTAKCELEGPFGDHTGFYTPIEPFPVMDVTAITSKREPIFHATVVGKPPLEDKYMGWATERVFLPLLRTAVPELLDYNMPENGVFHNLILAKINTLYPAHAKQAMHAFWGVGQMSFVKHAIFVGADAPELKDYDEFTSFVLNRFGSQSVLISQGVCDQLDHASPNSCFGGKLGVDATQDFCKFSPVVLSDSELLAKFQSVTPNVKELKQFKTDTKTPICVVKFEKDCVVKELFDKLLTFREFFKLLIVVDMQNHLENPYMLLWRVTNNIDALRDIFIDGENFCVDATSKDELEGYTRGWPLQTDCDREVVADLVKRGIVKDEPELFKKFEIFG is encoded by the coding sequence ATGGACTACATCAAGCTTTTAAAAGAAAATAATCTACTTCGCGTCATCGACGAGCCTGCGGATATCGACCTAGAGATCGCGCACGCAAGCTATATCGAGGTCAAGCGCGAGGGTTCGCAAGCGCTACTTTTTAAAAACCCAGTTTGCAAAAAAACTGGGCGTAAATTTGCCCCAGTGCTTACAAATATCTATGGCTCAAAACGTGCGCTTGAGCTTATCTTTGGGCTAAAGCCTGATGAGATCGCAGCCGAGATAGAAAAGCTTTTAAAGCCCAGAAAACCAGAGAATTTCAAAGAAAAGCTTGATTTTTTAGCCTATCTTTTTAATATGAGAAAAATTTTTACTAAAAGGCTAAAAGGTGAGGGCGAGTGCCAGCAGGTGAAATTTATAGGTGAGGATGCTGACCTTTTGAGCCTACCTGCGCTAAAGACGTGGCCACATGATGGTGGCGCTTTTATTACGATGGGACAGGTTTATACGCAAAGCTTGGATGGAAATTTGCAAAATTTAGGTATGTACCGCCTACAAATTTATGACAAAAACCGCCTTGGCATGCACTGGCAGATCCACAAAGACGGTGCAAATTTCTTTCACGAGTACAAGCGTGCAGGCAAAAAAATGCCAGTCTCTGTGGCGATTGGTGGCGATCCACTCTACATCTGGTGTGGGCAAGCGCCGCTTCCAAAGGGAGTTTTTGAACTTTTACTTTATGGTTTTATCCGAAAAGAGCCAGCCAAACTTGTAAAATCCTTAACAAATGAAATTTGCGTCCCACACGATGCAGACTACGTGATAGAGGGCTTTGTGGATACGGCTAAGTGTGAGCTTGAAGGCCCATTTGGCGATCATACTGGCTTTTATACTCCTATCGAGCCTTTTCCGGTGATGGATGTAACGGCGATAACTAGCAAGCGTGAGCCTATATTTCACGCGACTGTGGTCGGAAAGCCGCCACTTGAGGATAAATATATGGGCTGGGCGACTGAGCGGGTTTTTTTGCCGCTTTTGCGAACGGCCGTGCCTGAGCTTTTAGACTACAATATGCCTGAAAATGGCGTTTTTCACAACCTAATCTTGGCCAAGATAAATACGCTCTATCCAGCTCATGCAAAGCAGGCTATGCACGCATTTTGGGGCGTTGGGCAGATGAGTTTTGTAAAACATGCCATTTTTGTTGGAGCCGATGCGCCTGAGCTTAAAGATTATGATGAATTTACTAGCTTTGTTCTAAATCGTTTTGGTAGCCAGAGTGTGCTAATAAGCCAAGGCGTGTGCGATCAGCTTGATCACGCTAGTCCAAATTCGTGCTTTGGCGGCAAACTCGGTGTAGATGCGACGCAAGACTTTTGTAAATTTAGCCCTGTGGTTTTAAGCGACAGCGAGCTTTTGGCTAAATTTCAAAGCGTTACGCCAAATGTAAAAGAGCTTAAGCAGTTTAAAACGGATACTAAAACGCCTATTTGTGTTGTGAAATTTGAAAAAGATTGTGTGGTAAAAGAGCTTTTTGACAAGCTTTTGACATTTAGAGAATTTTTCAAACTCCTTATCGTTGTAGATATGCAAAATCACCTTGAAAACCCATATATGCTACTTTGGCGTGTGACAAATAATATCGATGCTTTGCGTGATATTTTCATAGATGGTGAAAATTTCTGCGTAGATGCGACGAGCAAGGACGAGCTAGAGGGATATACGCGTGGCTGGCCGCTACAAACGGATTGTGACCGCGAAGTAGTTGCTGATCTAGTTAAGCGCGGCATAGTAAAAGATGAGCCAGAGTTGTTTAAAAAATTTGAAATATTTGGCTAG